The proteins below are encoded in one region of Aequorivita iocasae:
- a CDS encoding DUF5675 family protein — MDFYLHRTHYKMASHGALFHKGQFLCFCLELPWLPNDSGNSCIPDGTYEMETFYSPEYRHHLLLKNVYGRKGILIRPLTEGSEDLGGVIAPMSQLTGLGKGLGSQNALNRVLLRIEAFREAHEALFLTICSEFSGR, encoded by the coding sequence ATGGACTTTTATCTGCACCGCACCCATTATAAAATGGCAAGCCACGGAGCTTTATTCCACAAAGGCCAATTTTTATGTTTTTGTCTTGAGCTTCCTTGGTTGCCAAATGATAGCGGGAATTCATGTATTCCCGATGGCACCTATGAAATGGAGACTTTTTATTCACCGGAATACAGGCATCATTTATTGTTGAAAAATGTATATGGGAGAAAAGGAATTCTAATCAGACCCTTAACTGAAGGGAGCGAAGATTTGGGGGGTGTCATTGCTCCTATGTCCCAATTGACAGGATTGGGTAAAGGTCTGGGATCGCAAAATGCATTGAACAGGGTGTTACTGCGGATAGAGGCCTTTCGGGAAGCGCATGAAGCATTGTTTTTGACCATTTGTTCCGAATTCTCGGGGCGCTGA